In a genomic window of Carassius gibelio isolate Cgi1373 ecotype wild population from Czech Republic chromosome A3, carGib1.2-hapl.c, whole genome shotgun sequence:
- the LOC127951407 gene encoding tubulin gamma-1 chain-like, which produces MPREIITLQLGQCGNQIGFEFWKQLCAEHGISPEGIVEEFATEGTDRKDVFFYQADDEHYIPRAVLLDLEPRVIHTILNSPYANLYNPENIYLSEHGGGAGNNWASGFSQGEKIHEDIFDIIDREADGSDSLEGFVLCHSIAGGTGSGLGSYLLERLNDRYPKKLVQTYSVFPNQDEMSDVVVQPYNSLLTLKRLTQNADCVVVLDNTALNRIATDRLHIQNPSFSQINQLVSTIMSASTTTLRYPGYMNNDLIGLIASLIPTPRLHFLMTGYTPLTTDQAVASVRKTTVLDVMRRLLQPKNVMVSTGRDRQTNHCYIAILNIIQGEVDPTQVHKSLQRIRERKLANFIPWGPASIQVALSRRSPYLPSAHRVSGLMMANHTSISSLFERTCRQYDKLRKREAFLEQFRKEDIFKDNFDELDNSREVVQQLVDEYSAATRPDYISWGTQEQ; this is translated from the exons ATGCCTCGAGAAATTATCACCCTGCAGCTCGGGCAATGCGGGAATCAGA TTGGTTTTGAGTTTTGGAAGCAGCTGTGTGCTGAGCATGGCATCAGCCCGGAGGGCATCGTAGAGGAGTTTGCCACTGAGGGTACAGACCGGAAAGATGTCTTCTTCTATCAG GCAGATGACGAGCACTACATCCCTCGTGCTGTGCTGTTGGACCTGGAGCCCCGAGTCATCCACACCATCCTGAACTCCCCTTATGCCAACTTGTACAACCCGGAGAACATCTACCTGTCTGAGCATGGCGGTGGAGCCGGTAACAACTGGGCCAGTGGCTTCTCTCAG GGAGAAAAAATCCATGAGGACATCTTTGACATCATTGACAGAGAGGCAGACGGCAGTGACAGTCTGGAG GGGTTTGTGCTTTGCCACTCTATTGCGGGGGGAACTGGATCTGGTCTCGGGTCCTACCTACTGGAGCGACTGAACGACAG GTATCCTAAAAAACTGGTTCAGACCTACTCTGTCTTCCCTAACCAAGATGAGATGAGTGATGTTGTCGTACAGCCATATAATTCTCTTCTGACGCTAAAGAGACTGACCCAGAATGCAGACTGTGTG GTGGTGCTGGACAATACAGCTTTGAATAGAATCGCCACAGACCGACTGCACATTCAGAACCCTTCGTTCTCTCAGATCAACCAACTG GTGTCCACTATAATGTCAGCAAGCACGACAACCCTCCGTTACCCTGGATATATGAACAATGATCTGATCGGTCTGATCGCGTCACTCATTCCCACTCCCCGCCTCCACTTCCTCATGACTGGATACACGCCGCTGACCACCGATCAGGCC GTGGCAAGTGTGAGGAAAACGACAGTTCTCGATGTGATGAGGAGACTCCTGCAGCCCAAGAATGTCATGGTGTCTACAGGCCGAGACCGTCAGACCAATCACTGCTACATTGCCATTCTCAACATCATTCAGGGCGAGGTGGACCCCACACAG GTACATAAGAGTCTACAGAGAATCAGGGAGAGGAAGTTAGCTAATTTCATCCCTTGGGGTCCAGCTAGTATTCAAGTGGCACTGTCCCGCCGGTCTCCCTACCTGCCCTCAGCTCATCGTGTCAGTGGACTTATGATGGCTAATCACACCAGCATCTCTTCA CTGTTTGAGCGCACCTGTCGTCAGTATGATAAGCTGAGGAAGAGGGAGGCCTTCCTCGAGCAGTTCAGGAAGGAGGACATATTCAAGGACAACTTTGACGAGCTGGATAACTCTCGCGAGGTGGTTCAGCAGCTCGTGGACGAATACAGCGCCGCCACGCGTCCCGACTACATCTCCTGGGGCACACAAGAGCAGTGA
- the LOC127951397 gene encoding pleckstrin homology domain-containing family H member 3 has protein sequence MPLQGLCWLVCCRQGFSLLARDHGEKEEEESFELRNQDEHTHTGRGRLEVTLSQVTLSQPTRTANGTPCLSGVPEEKRSLITKKSKMTMDEDNEVLVKGWLLREVQGGWLRQRRFWFMLTTDSLDYYSGPDKDARRLGTLVLTSLCSVLWPDKHTYKQTGYWSLTVYGRKHCYRLFTKHYNEAVHWACAVQKLIDSKAPVETPTQLLIQDIEENKFNPEVVEHIYEHNPILRYTQSPLYAPLLPFPYGSLHHTHMTGKGYTSIREEAVRLFNCLQQLESAREPIPLIQGILQTCLDLRPLRDELYCQLIKQTSVLSSLVQTQPNPQLRYWQLLTCMSCTFLPSCSILRYLRFHLKRVQSLSVDPEVESYASFIAQALEKTRGRECVPSWEEIQGLMGRQEILCTVHYPGPGCCQIPITSHTTANEVVRKMVERLGLQDSRNTFALFEQNTCWEKAIGGSTIIADVITRFENLSAKDPDSDCKCRLCFKLYCLLDTENISTDSIEYLFLYEQCHEMVVRGQLPACEDDLLSLAALRLQCLLGDFSALSPYPPLEQLFPAEVVEARALLAPVDPPGCPSFPGGLLAGTLWGHKRRQEQDQRLRARLREEGAVVMSAILERWKALTGYSRRDSMAAYLTIARQWSGFGCTLYEVDFYISSTGSFSQKLWLGVAASCVSLYRQGDTEALESLPIGQICSYGVSDSNTFRITAGDRDLLFETSKLTEIMQLMNAYFSATRRHLGKDDCISMETNPKLHPSLLELPSHPV, from the exons TCTGTCAGGAGTTCCTGAGGAGAAGAGAAGTCTCATTACAAAGAAGAGTAAGATGACGATGGACGAAGACAATGAGGTGCTTGTGAAGG gcTGGCTCCTGCGGGAGGTGCAGGGAGGTTGGCTCCGGCAGAGGAGGTTCTGGTTTATGCTGACAACAGACTCTCTTGACTATTACAGCGGTCCGGACAAAGATGCTCGCAGACTGGGCACGCTTGTACTCACATCCCTCTGTTCAGTGCTGTGGCCGGATAAACACACCTACAAACAGACAG GTTACTGGAGTCTGACAGTGTATGGCCGCAAACATTGCTACAGACTCTTCACAAAGCACTACAATGAGGCGGTGCACTGGGCGTGTGCTGTGCAGAAACTCATAGACAGCAAAGCGCCGGTCGAGACGCCAACACAGCTCCTCATACAAGACATTGAG GAGAATAAATTCAATCCAGAGGTTGTGGAGCACATCTATGAGCATAATCCCATCCTGAGGTACACGCAGAGCCCCCTCTACGCCCCACTGCTGCCTTTCCCCTACGGCAGCCTCCACCACACAC ATATGACCGGTAAAGGCTACACATCCATCCGTGAAGAGGCGGTGAGGCTTTTTAACTGCCTTCAGCAGTTAGAGTCGGCCCGCGAGCCCATTCCTCTCATACAGGGGATCCTCCAGACCTGCCTCGACCTCCGGCCGCTCCGAGATGAACTCTACTGCCAGCTTATCAAACAGACCAGCGTCCTGAGCTCACTTGTCCAGACACAGCCGAATCCGCAGCTCAGATACTGGCAGCTGCTGACCTGCATGAGCTGCACCTTCCTGCCCAGCTGCAGCATACTCAGATACCTGCGCTTTCACCTGAAGAG GGTTCAGAGTTTGAGTGTGGACCCAGAGGTGGAGAGCTACGCGTCCTTCATAGCCCAGGCTCTGGAGAAGACGCGCGGCCGTGAGTGTGTGCCCTCGTGGGAGGAGATCCAGGGGCTGATGGGAAGGCAGGAGATACTGTGTACTGTGCACTATCCTGGACCGGGCTGCTGCCAGATACCGATCACCTCACACACCACAGCTAATGAG GTCGTGAGGAAGATGGTGGAACGTCTTGGGCTGCAGGACAGCCGAAACACATTTGCTCTTTTCGAGCAGAACACATGCTGGGAAAAAGCTATCGGAGGCAGCACCATAATCGCTGATGTCATCACCAGATTTGAAAA TTTGTCTGCAAAAGATCCAGACTCTGACTGCAAATGCAGACTCTGCTTCAAACTGTATTGTCTGCTGGACACAGAAAACATCAGTACAGACAGCATTGAGTACCTCTTCCTCTATGAGCAG TGTCATGAGATGGTGGTGCGGGGACAGCTGCCAGCCTGTGAGGATGACCTTCTTTCCCTGGCAGCGTTGAGACTGCAGTGTCTACTGGGGGATTTCAGCGCCCTCTCGCCGTACCCACCCTTGGAGCAGCTCTTTCCAGCTGAAGTGGTGGAGGCCCGGGCCCTACTGGCCCCCGTCGATCCCCCTGGCTGCCCTTCCTTCCCCGGGGGTCTGCTGGCTGGGACACTGTGGGGACACAAGCGGCGTCAGGAACAGGACCAAAGACTGAGGGCCAGACTAAGGGAAGAGGGAGCCGTGGTGATGTCGGCCATTTTGGAGCGCTGGAAAGCCCTGACGGGATACAGTCGCAGGGACAGCATGGCCGCCTATCTCACCATCGCTCGGCAGTGGTCGGGGTTTGGCTGTACGCTCTATGAAGTGGACTTCTACATC AGCTCGACAGGAAGCTTCTCTCAGAAGTTGTGGCTGGGCGTGGCGGCTTCCTGCGTGTCTCTGTATCGTCAGGGTGACACTGAAGCGTTGGAGTCTCTGCCCATTGGTCAGATCTGTTCCTATGGAGTCTCTGATAGCAACACATTCAGGATCACTGCAGGAGACAGAGATCTGCTCTTCGAGACCTCCAAG ctgACTGAGATCATGCAGCTGATGAATGCTTACTTCAGTGCCACCCGTCGCCATCTGGGCAAGGATGACTGCATCTCCATGGAGACAAACCCTAAGCTCCACCCCTCCCTACTTGAGCTCCCCTCTCACCCGGTGTGA